The Lacipirellula parvula genome window below encodes:
- a CDS encoding FtsX-like permease family protein — protein MNSWTYIRASLRQYRRVHLAVAAGVAVTTAVITGALLVGDSMRGSLRDLALGSLGRIDSVLIAEHPFREEGLLADNADVKAAPLLLTQGSALFRDKKGQSHRAAQLQILGVTPEFWQLAEPPMQPPVERGNQIALTATVAQELGVAVGDAVLLRIPIMKSIPADSTLGEKEETAATRRLTVSAILDADDQASLARFSMRPNQTAPRNAFVPLATIQSLLDLPDQANGLAITGDLPFENLHPTLADFGVTVKEVAIAGEPRYLQIAADRLVLPPELVAIAKQLDGERGLQPVVTYLANRMSAGDRRVPYSTIAGVDSTAALGPVMDEQGQPIELADNEVAINDWTANQLDVAVGDEVTFTWYDPETTHGELREHAPLTLKVRAILPLANADGKPTAAADPDFAPELPGVTDQASINDWELPFDLVETVRDEDEKYWDDYRTTPKAFVSHALAAKLWSTRWGTDSVLRLRLGDGATVESVTSALEQSLNPRKLGMSLVAVRQNALAASSGTTPFDGLFLGFSFFLMASAVMLTALLFRLGVEQRAREVGLLEALGTSLKKLRRLLLAEAAIVAAVGALVGVALGVGYARLMVHGLNTWWVAATAEPFLRLHVTPRSLVIGFAVGVLVALATIAWSLRRFAKLPARQLLAGDAEPALPTKGASRWAGTWLPIGVIAAALGLAAAASKLEGEAQGGAFFGSGTLVLIGILAGIRGRLRRPVVGRPTSLNLGGLAARNARRNPSRTMLALGLAATASFLIVAMSAFRLAPTERGVGGFDLLATADLPVLFDLGSESGRRELGFSADDEAKLKDATIISFRVRDGQDASCLNLYKPTQPRILGVPPELATTSDFDWAAALSPPPLQGGARGGIPNASTPNEATRSNETPLTQPLPSGERLGAWSLLSDTLGNDADGQPIVPMVLDRNTAFYSLQLYGLGERLEIRDDANQPAALEIVGLLANSVLQGDVLIGEENFVKLFPETSGRRFFLIRRGANSPPTAELAALLETQLEDYGFDAVDARQRLAELLAVQNTYLSTFQSLGALGLLLGVVGLSVVQLRSIVERRGELALLQATGFRRRRLATMVLTENLVLLVGGLTIGSFAALTAVLPHALAGQAGTPWLTLATLLAIITGVGTLAGWLASRAMLRAPLLPALRGD, from the coding sequence GTGAATTCCTGGACCTACATCCGCGCGAGCTTACGGCAATACCGCCGCGTCCACCTCGCCGTCGCTGCCGGCGTCGCGGTGACGACGGCCGTCATCACCGGCGCGCTTTTGGTCGGCGATTCGATGCGCGGCAGCCTCCGCGACCTGGCCCTCGGCAGCCTGGGGCGGATTGACTCGGTCCTCATCGCCGAGCACCCGTTCCGCGAAGAAGGCCTGCTGGCCGATAACGCCGATGTTAAAGCCGCTCCGCTGTTGCTGACGCAAGGCTCGGCGCTCTTCCGCGACAAAAAGGGCCAGTCGCACCGTGCCGCTCAGCTGCAAATCCTCGGCGTGACGCCCGAGTTCTGGCAGCTCGCCGAGCCGCCGATGCAGCCGCCCGTCGAGCGCGGCAACCAGATTGCGCTTACCGCCACCGTCGCGCAGGAACTCGGCGTCGCCGTCGGCGATGCGGTGCTGCTGCGGATTCCAATCATGAAGAGCATTCCCGCCGACAGCACGCTCGGCGAGAAAGAAGAAACGGCCGCCACCCGCCGGCTCACCGTGTCGGCGATTCTCGACGCCGACGATCAGGCGTCGCTTGCGCGGTTCTCAATGCGCCCGAACCAAACGGCGCCGCGCAACGCCTTCGTGCCGCTGGCGACGATACAGAGCTTGCTTGATCTGCCCGATCAAGCGAACGGCCTAGCCATCACCGGCGACCTCCCGTTCGAGAACCTCCACCCAACGCTCGCCGACTTCGGAGTCACCGTAAAAGAGGTCGCCATCGCCGGCGAGCCCCGTTACCTACAAATCGCCGCCGACCGATTAGTGCTGCCGCCAGAATTGGTCGCGATCGCCAAACAACTTGACGGCGAGCGCGGCCTGCAGCCGGTCGTCACCTACCTCGCCAATCGCATGTCGGCCGGCGACCGCCGCGTCCCTTACTCGACGATTGCCGGCGTCGATTCCACCGCCGCACTCGGCCCCGTCATGGACGAACAAGGCCAACCAATCGAACTCGCCGATAACGAAGTCGCGATCAACGATTGGACTGCGAACCAACTCGACGTCGCCGTCGGCGACGAGGTGACGTTCACTTGGTACGATCCCGAAACGACGCATGGCGAACTGCGCGAGCACGCTCCGCTGACACTGAAAGTGCGGGCGATCTTGCCGCTGGCCAACGCCGACGGCAAACCAACGGCTGCTGCCGATCCCGACTTTGCTCCGGAACTCCCTGGCGTCACCGATCAGGCGTCGATTAACGACTGGGAGCTGCCGTTCGATCTCGTCGAAACGGTTCGCGACGAGGACGAAAAATACTGGGATGACTACCGCACGACGCCGAAGGCGTTTGTTTCGCACGCATTGGCGGCCAAACTTTGGAGCACACGCTGGGGGACCGATAGCGTGCTGCGTTTGCGACTGGGCGATGGTGCGACGGTTGAGTCGGTCACGTCGGCGCTCGAGCAGAGCCTCAACCCCAGAAAGCTCGGCATGTCACTCGTTGCCGTGCGGCAAAACGCCCTCGCCGCCTCCAGCGGCACGACGCCTTTTGACGGGCTATTCCTCGGCTTCAGCTTCTTCCTGATGGCGTCGGCGGTGATGCTGACCGCCCTTCTCTTCCGCCTCGGCGTCGAGCAACGGGCCCGCGAAGTCGGCCTGCTCGAAGCCCTCGGCACGTCCCTCAAAAAGCTTCGGCGACTGCTGCTCGCCGAGGCGGCGATTGTCGCAGCCGTCGGCGCCCTCGTCGGCGTTGCGCTCGGCGTCGGTTACGCACGGCTGATGGTCCATGGGCTCAACACCTGGTGGGTCGCCGCGACGGCCGAACCATTCTTGCGGTTGCACGTCACGCCGCGCAGCCTCGTCATCGGGTTCGCCGTCGGCGTGCTGGTCGCGCTGGCGACGATCGCCTGGTCGCTGCGGCGATTCGCCAAACTCCCCGCCCGGCAACTCTTGGCCGGCGATGCTGAACCGGCGCTACCGACAAAGGGCGCCAGCCGTTGGGCCGGAACCTGGCTCCCCATCGGCGTCATCGCCGCCGCGCTGGGACTCGCCGCCGCAGCCTCGAAGCTGGAGGGGGAAGCCCAAGGAGGCGCCTTTTTTGGTAGCGGAACGCTCGTGCTGATCGGCATCCTCGCCGGCATCCGCGGCAGGCTGCGGCGGCCGGTGGTCGGTCGGCCAACGTCGCTAAACCTCGGCGGCTTGGCCGCTCGCAACGCCCGGCGGAATCCGAGTCGCACGATGCTCGCCCTCGGGCTCGCCGCCACGGCCAGCTTTCTCATCGTCGCGATGAGCGCATTTCGCTTGGCGCCAACCGAACGGGGCGTCGGCGGTTTTGATCTGCTGGCGACCGCCGATTTGCCGGTGCTGTTCGATCTTGGGAGCGAGTCTGGACGGCGCGAGCTTGGCTTCTCTGCCGACGACGAAGCGAAGCTAAAAGATGCGACGATCATCAGCTTCCGCGTCCGCGACGGGCAGGATGCGAGTTGCCTGAATCTCTACAAACCGACGCAGCCGCGGATCCTGGGCGTTCCCCCAGAGTTAGCTACGACTAGCGATTTCGATTGGGCGGCAGCTCTCAGTCCCCCTCCCTTGCAGGGAGGGGCTAGGGGAGGGATTCCCAACGCATCCACCCCAAACGAGGCCACCCGCTCCAACGAAACACCCCTCACCCAACCTCTCCCCTCGGGGGAGAGGTTGGGTGCGTGGTCTCTTCTCTCCGACACCCTCGGCAACGACGCCGATGGCCAGCCCATTGTCCCAATGGTCCTCGATCGCAACACCGCGTTTTACAGCTTGCAACTCTACGGCCTCGGCGAACGACTGGAAATCCGCGACGACGCCAATCAGCCCGCCGCACTCGAAATTGTCGGCCTGCTCGCTAATAGCGTCCTGCAAGGCGACGTCCTCATCGGCGAAGAAAACTTCGTGAAACTCTTCCCCGAAACCTCCGGCCGGCGGTTTTTCCTCATCCGCCGCGGCGCGAACTCGCCGCCGACCGCAGAACTCGCCGCACTCCTCGAAACGCAGCTCGAAGACTACGGCTTCGACGCCGTCGACGCCCGGCAACGGCTCGCCGAATTGCTCGCCGTGCAAAACACCTATTTATCGACATTCCAAAGCCTCGGCGCCCTCGGCTTGCTACTCGGCGTGGTCGGCCTGTCGGTGGTGCAACTCCGCAGCATTGTTGAACGTCGCGGCGAACTCGCCCTACTGCAGGCGACCGGTTTCCGCCGCCGCCGATTGGCAACGATGGTCCTCACGGAAAATCTGGTGCTGCTAGTCGGCGGCTTGACGATCGGCAGCTTCGCCGCCCTCACCGCGGTGCTGCCCCACGCCCTCGCGGGGCAAGCGGGCACGCCCTGGCTGACGCTGGCGACGCTGCTCGCGATTATCACCGGCGTCGGGACGCTCGCCGGCTGGCTCGCCTCGCGGGCCATGCTGCGGGCGCCGTTGCTGCCGGCGTTGCGCGGGGATTGA
- a CDS encoding 7-carboxy-7-deazaguanine synthase QueE, whose product MRIAELYKSIQGEGLLTGMPSVFIRASGCNLRCWFCDTPYASWQPEGQDYAVDEIIAEVEEWDVKHVVITGGEPMLFAEMIPLCRELRRRGRHITIETAGTLYLGVACDLMSISPKLSTSGPDPERHAHWARRHERQRYQREVLMRLMAEYEYQLKFVVDRVDDVAEVDAMIAELPGVTADRVLLMPQGRTMEEMASRSLWLAELCHERGWQLCPRRQLEWFGPVRGT is encoded by the coding sequence ATGAGAATCGCTGAACTCTACAAATCGATTCAGGGCGAAGGGCTCCTCACCGGGATGCCGAGCGTCTTTATTCGCGCCAGCGGCTGCAATCTGCGCTGCTGGTTTTGCGATACACCGTACGCCTCATGGCAGCCGGAGGGGCAGGACTACGCGGTCGACGAGATCATTGCCGAGGTCGAGGAGTGGGACGTTAAGCATGTCGTCATCACCGGCGGCGAGCCGATGTTGTTCGCCGAGATGATTCCGCTCTGCCGCGAGCTGCGGCGTCGTGGGCGGCACATCACGATCGAGACGGCCGGCACGCTCTACCTCGGCGTCGCTTGCGATTTGATGTCGATCTCGCCGAAGCTTTCGACCAGCGGACCCGACCCCGAACGCCACGCCCATTGGGCCCGCCGGCACGAACGGCAGCGCTACCAGCGCGAAGTCCTCATGCGGCTGATGGCCGAGTACGAGTACCAGCTGAAGTTCGTCGTCGACCGCGTCGACGACGTCGCGGAAGTCGATGCGATGATCGCCGAACTGCCGGGCGTCACGGCCGATCGCGTGCTGCTGATGCCGCAGGGGCGGACGATGGAGGAGATGGCGTCGCGTTCGCTGTGGCTGGCGGAACTCTGCCACGAGCGGGGCTGGCAGCTCTGTCCGCGGCGGCAATTGGAATGGTTCGGCCCGGTCCGCGGCACCTGA
- the purD gene encoding phosphoribosylamine--glycine ligase, with product MKVLVVGGGGREHALAWKIKQSPRVKRVFVAPGNAGTAMDAENVAISDTDVPALVKFAKDNQIDLAVIGPESSLAVGIVDALGDAGIKAFGPSKQAAELEASKVFCKNLLRHADVPTADFRTFRDAASATAYLVEREDQPMVIKADGLAAGKGVIVCDTKAEALEAVQRIAGDREFGAAGSQLVVEERLVGQEASVLAVTDGRNIITLPAAQDHKAAYDGDQGPNTGGMGAYSPAPLVTPAMLQQIEERILVPTIHQMKRSRRPFRGILYAGIMVTKHGLKVLEYNVRFGDPECQPILMRLKSDLVDVLEATVDGKLDEIAPLVWDDRPSVCVVMASEGYPGKYQTGRPIRGLQDAAKVPDVKVFHAGTAMKGDQIVTTGGRVLGVTGLGDTIAQAKLAAYTAVKCIRWEGAWGRKDISDKANA from the coding sequence ATGAAAGTGTTGGTCGTTGGCGGCGGCGGGCGTGAACATGCCCTCGCCTGGAAAATCAAGCAAAGCCCGCGCGTGAAGCGCGTCTTCGTGGCTCCCGGCAACGCCGGCACCGCCATGGACGCCGAGAACGTCGCCATCAGCGATACCGACGTCCCGGCGCTGGTGAAGTTCGCCAAGGACAACCAAATCGATCTCGCGGTGATCGGCCCTGAATCGTCGCTCGCCGTCGGCATCGTCGATGCGCTCGGCGACGCAGGCATCAAAGCGTTCGGCCCCAGCAAGCAAGCGGCGGAGCTCGAAGCGAGCAAGGTCTTCTGCAAGAACCTGCTCCGCCACGCCGACGTCCCCACGGCCGACTTCCGCACCTTCCGCGACGCCGCCAGCGCCACTGCCTACCTCGTCGAGCGCGAAGACCAGCCGATGGTCATCAAGGCCGACGGGCTCGCCGCCGGCAAAGGCGTCATCGTCTGCGATACTAAGGCCGAGGCGCTCGAAGCGGTGCAGCGAATCGCCGGCGATCGCGAGTTCGGCGCCGCAGGCAGCCAACTCGTCGTGGAGGAACGGCTCGTCGGTCAAGAGGCGAGCGTTCTGGCCGTCACCGACGGCCGCAACATCATCACGCTTCCCGCCGCGCAAGATCACAAGGCGGCGTACGACGGCGACCAAGGGCCCAACACCGGCGGCATGGGCGCCTACTCCCCTGCCCCGCTCGTCACTCCGGCGATGCTGCAGCAGATCGAGGAACGGATCCTCGTTCCGACGATTCACCAGATGAAGCGCTCGCGGCGGCCATTCCGCGGCATTTTGTACGCGGGAATCATGGTCACGAAGCATGGCCTCAAGGTGCTCGAATACAACGTCCGCTTCGGCGATCCCGAGTGCCAGCCGATTCTGATGCGGCTGAAGAGCGACTTGGTCGACGTGCTCGAAGCGACCGTCGACGGCAAACTCGACGAGATCGCACCACTGGTGTGGGACGATCGCCCTTCGGTTTGCGTCGTCATGGCGAGCGAAGGCTACCCTGGCAAGTACCAGACAGGCCGGCCAATCCGCGGGCTCCAAGACGCCGCGAAGGTTCCCGACGTAAAGGTCTTCCACGCCGGCACGGCGATGAAGGGCGATCAGATCGTCACCACTGGCGGCCGCGTACTCGGCGTCACCGGCTTGGGCGACACGATCGCCCAAGCGAAGTTGGCGGCCTACACCGCGGTGAAGTGCATCCGTTGGGAAGGGGCCTGGGGGCGGAAGGATATTTCCGACAAAGCCAACGCTTAG
- a CDS encoding cytochrome b N-terminal domain-containing protein — MPGLGDTIRESQIWKSIFRHPMPVDRRNRIVVMLTNFFLHLHPVSIKKQGIALSYTWCMGGVTFFLFLVETVTGVLLMFYYRPTVEWAYTDIQALRDVTSLGLLREIHRWGAHAMVITVWLHMYRVFLTGSYKPPREFNWVIGVILLLLTLLLSFTGYLLPWDQLAVWAITVGSNMARATPVLGHEGPLQQLLSVGGVDMITNASDARFALLGAREVGEETLNRFYILHCIAIPLGVALLLAIHFWRVRKDGGISGPL, encoded by the coding sequence ATGCCCGGTCTCGGCGACACAATCCGCGAATCGCAAATTTGGAAAAGCATCTTCCGGCACCCGATGCCGGTCGATCGCCGCAATCGCATTGTGGTGATGCTGACCAACTTCTTCTTGCACCTTCACCCGGTGTCGATCAAGAAGCAGGGGATCGCGCTTAGCTACACCTGGTGCATGGGTGGCGTCACTTTCTTCCTGTTCCTCGTGGAAACGGTGACCGGCGTCCTCTTGATGTTCTACTATCGCCCCACGGTCGAGTGGGCGTATACCGACATCCAGGCGCTGCGGGACGTCACTTCACTCGGTCTTTTACGGGAAATCCATCGCTGGGGCGCCCACGCGATGGTGATCACCGTTTGGCTTCACATGTATCGCGTCTTCCTCACCGGCAGCTACAAGCCGCCGCGGGAATTCAATTGGGTGATCGGCGTCATTCTGCTGCTGCTCACGCTGCTCCTGTCGTTCACCGGCTACTTGCTGCCGTGGGATCAGTTGGCCGTGTGGGCGATCACCGTCGGTTCGAACATGGCCCGCGCGACGCCGGTCCTCGGCCATGAAGGTCCGTTGCAGCAACTCCTCTCGGTGGGAGGGGTCGACATGATTACCAACGCCTCCGACGCCCGCTTCGCGCTCCTCGGCGCCCGCGAAGTCGGCGAAGAGACGCTCAACCGGTTCTACATTTTGCACTGCATCGCGATCCCGCTCGGCGTGGCATTGCTACTGGCGATCCACTTCTGGCGGGTGCGTAAAGACGGCGGCATTAGCGGACCTTTATAG
- the queC gene encoding 7-cyano-7-deazaguanine synthase QueC, with protein MSKSAVVLLSGGLDSATTAAVARAEGFAIHALSVDYGQRHRFELESAARVAAALGAAEHRIVAIDLAGFGGSALTADIDVPKDRPADEMSAGIPITYVPARNTVMLSLALGYAEVIGAADIFIGVNAVDYSGYPDCRPEFVAAFEQVANLATKAGVEGTLKFHIHTPLIQLTKAEIIRRGLQLGVDYALTHTCYSPDAKGVSCGRCDACQLRIKGFAEAGLSDPIKYQAS; from the coding sequence TCCAAATCTGCCGTCGTCCTGCTTTCAGGCGGTCTCGATTCCGCCACCACCGCCGCCGTCGCCCGCGCCGAAGGGTTCGCCATTCACGCCCTCAGCGTCGATTACGGCCAGCGGCATCGCTTTGAACTCGAGTCGGCGGCCCGCGTCGCGGCTGCGCTGGGAGCTGCGGAGCATCGCATCGTCGCGATCGATTTGGCCGGCTTCGGCGGAAGCGCGCTGACTGCGGACATCGACGTGCCGAAGGATCGCCCGGCCGACGAAATGTCCGCTGGCATTCCGATCACCTACGTCCCGGCCCGCAACACGGTGATGCTGTCGCTCGCTCTCGGTTACGCCGAAGTGATCGGCGCCGCCGACATTTTCATCGGCGTCAACGCGGTCGATTACAGCGGTTACCCTGATTGCCGGCCCGAGTTCGTCGCCGCGTTCGAGCAGGTGGCGAACCTGGCGACCAAAGCGGGCGTCGAAGGGACACTGAAGTTTCACATCCACACGCCCTTGATTCAGCTCACTAAGGCGGAAATCATTCGCCGCGGATTACAATTGGGAGTTGATTACGCCCTCACGCACACCTGCTACTCGCCGGATGCCAAGGGCGTGAGCTGCGGCCGCTGCGATGCTTGCCAGCTGCGAATTAAAGGTTTTGCCGAAGCAGGGCTGAGCGACCCTATCAAGTATCAGGCATCCTAG
- a CDS encoding ubiquinol-cytochrome c reductase iron-sulfur subunit encodes MADKKKLTVAEMLAAARAVDGGAAKPADAPPSAEAPPAAATSPTESAAAPASPAAPIKPAVGPGGARPSVADMLAAARANKGGAAPAPAEPAAAAPKPKPVAAAAKPAEPAAPAEPRDTASILGAARKGEKAGPISKAEAAAKAPAPAPPKPTIVVPPMPVKPDYAKPKVAVAAKAIDDEADRRDFVGIMLAVGFWMVGIIGGLWTLLTVKFMFPNVLREPPSKFKVGFPDAFPSGQVQEKFKAQFGIWVVNAEYNGQQQIVALKSVCTHLGCTPNWLEAEQKFKCPCHGSGFYKDGINFEGPAPRPLERYAIRLADDGQIEVDKSRTFQEEMGAWTDPGSFIPV; translated from the coding sequence ATGGCTGACAAGAAGAAATTGACGGTCGCCGAGATGCTCGCGGCCGCTCGAGCTGTCGATGGCGGCGCGGCAAAGCCGGCCGATGCCCCGCCGTCTGCGGAGGCTCCGCCAGCCGCAGCCACTTCGCCTACAGAATCAGCGGCGGCCCCCGCGTCGCCCGCGGCGCCGATCAAACCAGCCGTCGGCCCCGGCGGCGCGCGTCCGAGCGTGGCCGACATGCTCGCCGCGGCTCGCGCTAACAAAGGGGGCGCTGCCCCGGCGCCCGCTGAACCCGCGGCCGCTGCTCCCAAACCCAAACCTGTGGCAGCCGCTGCCAAGCCGGCTGAGCCGGCCGCTCCGGCGGAACCTCGCGACACGGCCAGTATCCTCGGCGCCGCCCGCAAGGGCGAGAAGGCCGGCCCGATCAGCAAGGCCGAGGCCGCCGCGAAGGCGCCTGCCCCCGCGCCGCCCAAGCCGACGATTGTCGTGCCGCCGATGCCGGTGAAGCCCGACTACGCGAAGCCGAAGGTCGCCGTCGCTGCCAAGGCGATCGACGACGAAGCCGATCGCCGCGATTTCGTCGGCATCATGCTCGCCGTCGGTTTCTGGATGGTCGGCATTATCGGCGGCCTCTGGACGCTGCTGACGGTGAAGTTCATGTTCCCGAACGTCCTGCGGGAACCGCCGAGCAAGTTTAAAGTCGGCTTCCCCGACGCCTTCCCGAGCGGGCAGGTGCAGGAGAAGTTCAAGGCCCAGTTTGGCATCTGGGTCGTCAACGCCGAATACAACGGCCAGCAACAGATCGTCGCCCTCAAGTCGGTCTGCACTCATCTGGGCTGCACGCCCAACTGGCTCGAAGCGGAGCAGAAGTTTAAATGCCCCTGCCACGGCAGCGGTTTTTATAAGGATGGAATCAACTTCGAAGGCCCGGCGCCGCGACCGCTCGAACGCTACGCGATTCGCTTGGCCGACGACGGACAGATCGAAGTCGACAAGAGCCGTACCTTCCAGGAAGAAATGGGCGCCTGGACCGATCCGGGGTCGTTTATTCCGGTGTAG